In Cryptococcus gattii WM276 chromosome B, complete sequence, the DNA window AATACCAAATCACGCACGCGTTGCAAAAAACTGCGCCCCCTCTATTGAACGCAATCGTTGGGCCTTCATGATCCCAGAAAATATTGATCACCGCTGGTCTCAACTGGACTCCAACCTTTTAGCAAAGAACGAAATGGCGCTTAAACGCCGTGGACGCACTAGGAAGACCTGACATATTGGGACCAATACGTCTCGAGCAAATCGGACGCATATCTCCATTTTATCCCTGAAAAAGTCATTAAGATCATCGACATCTAGATTCTGTTAGCTACTCAGTACAAACATGCCATGCATGACATACCTCGGGGGCACCAGATTTGAAGGGGCATTCCTGAATTTGGGGACGCATCAAACGCTAGATTTTATTAGTGGATCTTTTTAGAAGGAAGTAAGTCAGCAAACGCACCCATTACCAAATCCACATGTACACTAGTGTTGCAGTAATCGTTCTGCGATTCGGAAACGTCATTCACTGCTTGGCGACTATCTCGTATTTGAGTGGAAGTCTCTGGCCGGGAAGCGTCCATGGCTTTCTTGACCGTTGCCCCTATTCCATGCCAATTTACGCGTTAGTTTCATAATAACGCTGATCGTCCTGCTTACGGATATTGGAGAGATCGGTAGGATTCTTGGTAGATCTCCCATGACGAGTTTCCCCCTTGACTCCTGAAGATTTGTTTCCATCCATCAAATCTTCCGATGTTCCTCCTGTTGACGTCTGATTTTGCTTTGCCACACGTTGGACCGTACTCTCCGGTAATCCTCCCGGCATGCCACCAGGcatttccatctctttttcctttaCTCGACTCGAGCCTCTGCTCAGTTTGTTGAACAGACCTTTTACGCCATACGATTCTCCTGATACCGAAGCACGTCTGGCCGAGTTGTCTTTGTTCTGTATCTTCATCTCTGTTTGACCTTGCTCCTGAGGTCCAGTTGCTTCCTTAATTTTCCTTGTTTCGGCCTGAAGTCTCAgcttctcttccctctgcTGATTGAGTATTCTGTCCACATTGAatcccctcttcctcagtGCGAGAAGGGGAGTAGTAAGTATTGAAAACAGCAGCAGCGCTTCATCTGCTTTTTGAGACTTGAAAAGTACTTCACACAGAGCTGAGGCAACGTCGTAATAGTCGGGCTCGGCTGTGACAGAAATAGTGAGTGTGATTGATTTGCCTTTTCCTGTTGAGGCGAAGGCGTAGAGAGACTGAAGATGGATATGTTCTTTATTGCCTTTCCGATACAGGTGTTGTACCTTCAAAGATTGGACTTCTTCTACGCGAAACTTGTCTTCACGGACAAGTTCTTCTACGGTGTAAAGGGCACTTTTGCGTCGATCAGAAAGGAATATGGCAAGTCGCTCCAAGACATGTTGGCGTAAAGCGAGAGCCTTATCAGAAGCTGAGTGATTACGAAGTGGAGTCGATATGTACTTGCTCTCAACAAGAGACGACAAGGGCTTAGCTCCAAGCTCCAAGTAGAAATCTTCCAGGATCCGCTCCTAATATCAACTGGTTAGATAAAGGTCAAACTTAGAAGATCAGATAATTCACCTCAGGGGCGGACAGAATGTACTGCCCGAAATATTGGGCGTATGCAACTCTGTCCACAAGAACGACCTCACTTGCTCGACATAATACCCATTCTCTATAGTATTCGTCATCGCCTCCGTTGACCGGCTGCGCTACCATAGACAAGGTCTTTTTGCTCACTGGGATACGTTGAGACGCAAGAAGAAATGACGCAGCTTTCATTGCACTTCGAGTCTGGTTGTCAAGACGATTCCAGTTAGCGGCTACGAGGCGCAGCTGTTCGAGGTATCTCTCTGAAGATCCTGCCTGCCTCAGCATTCCCTCTGAATCCTTCATTAATAACAATGTAATATCCTTAATAGATGGCTCGCTTTTCACGCCGCAGTATCGAAGAAACATATTGGCTTTGAGCCCGAAGTCGACGAAAGTAAAAGCTGAAGAATACAGATCATCCTCACTGTCTCCGGAGACAAAGTATACCTGAGAGGGTTTAAATAGTACGACGAAGGACGGATCGGCACCTTTTTGCACTGGTATGAAGGCTGTATGCCGAAGGGGATCgacagaagaaggagtGGCATGGCCAATGAATGTCCCAATATACTTAAGCCCGCGTCAGCACAGGAGCAACAAATGGAGTCTGCTAACTCACCTCAAAGATTTTACGCGCTGCTCTAACATCAACTGTCACATTATTGATCAATGCGATGACTAATTGTTGTAAAGGAGGATCCTTTTGGATGCCAAGCTTAGCAGCGTTCTCTGCGCTGGCTACGTAAGGCTGGGCTACGGCAAATCCGAGCATGGCACATTCGGGATTTGTAAATACTTCACCAGGTTTAGCCAAAATGTTAATGCCGCTTGTATTGATAGCTGGAATGAACGCGATGTCAGGGTAAGCGTCAGATTTGAAGGTCGGGTAGTGATATCGGTGATTTGAGAGTAGATATTCCAAAGCTTTTTGATTAAGTGGTGCACGTCCGGCAGCGATTTTCAAAAGAGTGTCTACTGGGGGATAACGGTTCAGTCCAAGTGTAAAAAGGAGTTTCGCTACCGACAAGTTAGCTAACTTCGCGAGTCTCTTATAGTGACAAACCTTCATCAGAATTGGATCTCCATTTTCCATTCCCCCAGTCTAATACCGGCAATCCTAGGCTTGTCATTGCTTCTGTGGGCTCATACAATTGCCAAGGCTTTTGTCTAACCGGGTGCAGttcctttccctcctctGAATGTTCTACAAGGAGGGGGAATGCAGCGGTCTGTCGAAGACGCTTGATTTCCTCGTCTGAGAGGGTATCTTTTACAGACACCAGGTAACGCATAAGGTCCTGGCAAGACCAAGTGCCCCCTCCTATAAGCCTTGCTGTTTTATCAGTATAGCCCCAACTAAACTAATTTTTAACAAGGAAGTTTGAATACGTACCTGGAGAAGACCAATTGTAGATCCACCGTTTTTCTCACTCCGATAGCCAGCAACATTTTCTCCATACTTCCCCTTAGGGCTGTGCCTTTTGGTAATGCTATAATCGGTAGATCATCGAACAACAAATTCCCTTCAAAATATGTCTCACGGGCTTTCTTCATGCCCATCTTTGTCGGTATGCACTCGACATCCTTCAGCTCAAGAGTTATGGCAGACTGGGTATTAGAAGGTAGATTGGGCCACGCGCGACCCAACATTGCCAACACTTTCTCCGAAAATTCGGGAGAGGAGCGAATGTCGGTCGAAGGATCCGTCGCAGGTTTCGACATCGGCGGGTTCGTGAGGAAGGATATGTATTGGAGCAAATTGAGTTCCGTCCATCCAAAGATCCTGCTAATGGAATTAGCGCGGAGATTTTTGGTAATGCTGTACGGAATTGTATGTTGTGGAATAGGCATATCTGGGGATATTGTTCCAGAATGTGGACGTATGAACGTTTCAACCATTGATAATGGGAGAATTGTACCGTCATCGCGCAAGACAATTGCGGCATCGAGAAGACGATTGCGGAGAGACAAATTGAAGCCTTCGATACTGGCCATATCTTCCCACCATTTCAAACAATCTACAGCCTCTCCTTGAGTCAGAGGCCGCTTTCCGAGTTGCTTCACGACGTCATCGTAGGAAATATCCACCAGCAATCGTTGAGCA includes these proteins:
- a CDS encoding Hypothetical Protein (Similar to TIGR gene model, INSD accession AAW40833.1), with the protein product MPPLTKEELWSSGQDEDVEVNQRALIDKILARYSGEHTIFRELLQNSDDAGAQHVQVKFYTEDGLEALRSGQEPSKLPDAKTALIHSYVVSNDGIPFRVEDWQRLKKIAEGNPDEEKIGAFGVGFYSLFSVCDGPFVESGDKWMAFHWKDGKDKLLARSGHLPKPVDNLSPLSGNPWTTFSMALREPSLLEGPLELARFFVTSITFMRTVKKIEMLVDGISVLEVEKVVKRKEKAERGGLNTMAAGGMMTVTSVDVTDMVITAKVMKWLEAAGFSPPHLPSTISQFAKPARGLASMISSSFFGRYTSSPTPPPSSTVRDPPSTIENAKEITTFYRDILIYQGNVKVNVTTAFARELERATKKPAPDRMPASIVYSRGTDDDETKDLNGKPFKKDVAGVFDGLCPKLDSDMSAKVFIGQPTGQTTGIGGHVASRFIPTVERESIDLVNKHVSHWNRQLLWVAGFLCRLIYELEMQGIADEWVKIPKTDELGLSRLTARALHVIRFFNFRPTTPSTVVGQEMEASFYGCSKNNQLFPILSEQGIQPVKNVRMPQASISKFLPELPVISSAVLDQAIRLTGQLHAQRLLVDISYDDVVKQLGKRPLTQGEAVDCLKWWEDMASIEGFNLSLRNRLLDAAIVLRDDGTILPLSMVETFIRPHSGTISPDMPIPQHTIPYSITKNLRANSISRIFGWTELNLLQYISFLTNPPMSKPATDPSTDIRSSPEFSEKVLAMLGRAWPNLPSNTQSAITLELKDVECIPTKMGMKKARETYFEGNLLFDDLPIIALPKGTALRGSMEKMLLAIGVRKTVDLQLVFSRLIGGGTWSCQDLMRYLVSVKDTLSDEEIKRLRQTAAFPLLVEHSEEGKELHPVRQKPWQLYEPTEAMTSLGLPVLDWGNGKWRSNSDEAKLLFTLGLNRYPPVDTLLKIAAGRAPLNQKALEYLLSNHRYHYPTFKSDAYPDIAFIPAINTSGINILAKPGEVFTNPECAMLGFAVAQPYVASAENAAKLGIQKDPPLQQLVIALINNVTVDVRAARKIFEYIGTFIGHATPSSVDPLRHTAFIPVQKGADPSFVVLFKPSQVYFVSGDSEDDLYSSAFTFVDFGLKANMFLRYCGVKSEPSIKDITLLLMKDSEGMLRQAGSSERYLEQLRLVAANWNRLDNQTRSAMKAASFLLASQRIPVSKKTLSMVAQPVNGGDDEYYREWVLCRASEVVLVDRVAYAQYFGQYILSAPEERILEDFYLELGAKPLSSLVESKYISTPLRNHSASDKALALRQHVLERLAIFLSDRRKSALYTVEELVREDKFRVEEVQSLKVQHLYRKGNKEHIHLQSLYAFASTGKGKSITLTISVTAEPDYYDVASALCEVLFKSQKADEALLLFSILTTPLLALRKRGFNVDRILNQQREEKLRLQAETRKIKEATGPQEQGQTEMKIQNKDNSARRASVSGESYGVKGLFNKLSRGSSRVKEKEMEMPGGMPGGLPESTVQRVAKQNQTSTGGTSEDLMDGNKSSGVKGETRHGRSTKNPTDLSNIRATVKKAMDASRPETSTQIRDSRQAVNDVSESQNDYCNTSVHVDLVMAFDASPNSGMPLQIWCPRDVDDLNDFFRDKMEICVRFARDVLVPICQVFLLRPAVINIFWDHEGPTIAFNRGGAVFCNARYFSAWHNDMCIRGQHKEPWISWYFSIAHELAHNLESAHNASHEFYFSSIAEQYLLSLAALLQDRTSFNK